In Oscillatoria acuminata PCC 6304, a single window of DNA contains:
- a CDS encoding GNAT family N-acetyltransferase: MNSSFTSPTHREPPASEPSSGGASGFSIRAAQSPDLSSLAEILVDSFHSREGLGGWLYPILRLGIYEDLRVRLRSNSSHCICLVAIDPQPEPPSCYESARDSPSGNCVIVGTVEMALRCINPWTLGMTQFPYLSNLAIGDPYRRQGCASQLLQSCEGIALDWGFQDLYLHVLENNRPARRLYYKEGYRIHSIESGLGSWCFGQPKRMLLHKALDRR, from the coding sequence GTGAACTCCTCTTTCACGTCCCCAACCCATCGCGAGCCCCCTGCCTCTGAGCCATCCTCGGGAGGTGCATCTGGCTTTTCCATTCGGGCCGCCCAATCCCCAGATCTCAGCAGCCTTGCCGAGATTTTGGTCGATAGCTTTCATTCTCGCGAAGGACTCGGGGGTTGGCTGTATCCAATCTTGCGCCTGGGCATTTATGAAGATTTGCGAGTGCGACTGCGATCGAACTCGTCCCATTGTATCTGCTTGGTGGCGATCGATCCCCAACCGGAACCGCCCTCCTGCTATGAATCCGCCCGGGACTCCCCATCGGGGAATTGCGTGATTGTTGGCACCGTAGAAATGGCTTTGCGCTGTATCAACCCTTGGACCTTGGGAATGACCCAGTTTCCCTACTTGTCCAATTTAGCTATTGGTGACCCTTATCGCCGCCAAGGGTGCGCCAGTCAATTGCTGCAATCTTGTGAAGGTATCGCCCTGGATTGGGGATTCCAGGACCTTTACCTGCACGTCCTTGAAAATAACCGACCGGCAAGACGGCTTTATTACAAAGAAGGCTATCGAATTCATTCCATTGAGTCGGGGTTGGGTTCTTGGTGTTTCGGGCAGCCCAAACGAATGCTCTTACACAAGGCACTCGATCGCCGATAA
- a CDS encoding histidinol-phosphate transaminase — MLSFIRSDLAQLIAYTPHPGGAIDSPGGKPAQIDRVDTNESPYDLPAALKEKLAWTYQQEIETNRYPDGSHAPLKQAIAEYVNESAQLQGSLITASHISLGNGSDELIRSLLIATCLGGEGSVLVAHPTFSMYGILAQTLGIPVVEVGRNETNFEIDIPGAQAAVANTQNPPVRVVFVVHPNSPTANALTPAELDWIRSLPPHILVAIDEAYFEFSQTSVVSELLQHPNWVIMRTFSKAFRLAALRVGYAIAHPELTATLEKVRLPYNLPAFSQIAASVAIGHRQELLRAIPEILTERDRLLERLQSFQKFRLWPSAANFIYLRPNLQDQWAIGPTLSRITEELKAQGTLIRHTGGGLRITVGTPEENQRTLSRLQEFNFGD, encoded by the coding sequence ATGCTGAGTTTTATTCGCTCAGATCTAGCTCAACTGATTGCCTATACTCCCCACCCGGGCGGCGCTATCGATTCCCCTGGGGGGAAGCCTGCCCAAATTGATCGGGTGGATACGAATGAAAGTCCCTACGACTTGCCTGCGGCCCTTAAAGAAAAGTTGGCCTGGACCTATCAACAAGAGATTGAGACGAATCGCTATCCCGATGGGAGTCATGCCCCCTTAAAGCAAGCGATCGCTGAATATGTCAACGAATCAGCTCAACTCCAGGGTTCACTCATCACCGCCAGCCATATTTCCCTCGGCAATGGTTCTGACGAACTAATTCGCTCGTTACTGATTGCCACCTGTTTAGGGGGCGAAGGGTCGGTTTTGGTCGCCCATCCCACTTTTTCCATGTATGGGATTTTAGCCCAAACCCTGGGCATTCCCGTGGTGGAAGTCGGGCGCAACGAGACAAATTTTGAAATCGACATCCCCGGGGCACAAGCGGCAGTCGCCAATACCCAAAATCCCCCGGTCCGGGTGGTGTTTGTGGTCCATCCCAATTCCCCCACCGCCAATGCTTTAACCCCTGCTGAACTGGATTGGATCCGCAGTTTGCCCCCGCATATTTTGGTGGCGATCGATGAGGCGTATTTTGAATTTAGTCAGACGAGTGTGGTGAGTGAGTTACTCCAGCATCCGAATTGGGTGATTATGCGGACCTTTTCCAAAGCCTTTCGCTTGGCGGCCCTGCGGGTAGGCTATGCGATCGCCCATCCAGAACTCACCGCCACCCTGGAAAAAGTCCGCCTGCCGTACAATCTCCCGGCATTCTCCCAGATTGCAGCATCGGTGGCGATCGGCCATCGTCAGGAACTATTGCGCGCCATTCCCGAAATTTTAACTGAGCGCGATCGCCTCCTGGAAAGATTGCAATCATTCCAAAAATTCCGGCTATGGCCGAGTGCAGCTAATTTTATTTACCTGCGCCCGAATCTCCAAGACCAATGGGCGATCGGTCCCACCCTGTCTCGGATCACCGAGGAACTCAAGGCCCAAGGGACTCTGATTCGGCACACTGGGGGCGGTTTGAGAATTACCGTCGGTACACCGGAGGAAAATCAACGCACTTTATCCCGCTTGCAGGAATTTAATTTTGGGGATTAG